The sequence gagtttagtggcgaaggatggtggagaggtccacggctgctcaaacatgagcataccgttattgatgatgataatatgtatatatatatagatatgtatacatatatatattatatatattatatatatatatatatatatatatatataatatatatatattttatatatatatatatatatatatatatatatatatatatatatatatatatatatatatatatatatgtgtgtgtgtgtgtgtgtgtgtgtgtgtgtgtgtgtgtgtgtgtgtgtttgtatgtatgtatgtatgtatgtatgtgtgtatatatgaatatatgcatatgcatatgcatatgtatgtgtatatatgtatatatatatatatattatatatatatatatatatatatatatatatatatatatatatatatatatatatatatatatatatatatatataatatatatatatatatataatatgtatgtatgtatatttatttatttatttatttatttatttatttatttataccacaTAGCTGGGCTGGTATGAAGTTCCGAACTACAGCATGACTAGACATGATTAGGGAGGATGATATGTGAAATCATTTATAGAGGATCATGTTATGGGAATGATGCAGTCTTGCTCCATGACCAATCGTTTCTTCCAGATGTCTTTTCAAATCAGTTTAGATTTCCAAGTGTTGGCCACAGGTTGGGATCTTAAGGAAGTGCAGGATACCTGTACACTATTTATATGTACCACTGTATTGgttaaattttatattgatatgatGGACTTAGCTCAATCAGACTGTTTTATTGGTAATTAATAAGTTATTGAACATGATGAATTAAGTGTTTATAATGTGtgcctatatatttttatgtagacTACTATGTGtctgcatttataaatatatatatttatatatgtatatatatctgtatattatgtttgtgtgtatatatatatatatatatatatatatatatatatatatatatatatatatatatatatgtatatatatatatatacatatatgtatgtgtgtgtgcgtgtgcatgtgcgtgcgtgtgcatgtttgtgtgtgtgtgtgtgcacatgtgtgtgtgtgtgtgcacatgtgtgtgtgtgtgtgtgcacatgtgtgtgtgcacgtgtgtgtgtgtgtgtgtgtgtgtgtgtgtgtgtgtgtgtgtgtgtgtgtgtgtgtgtgtgtgtgtgtgtatatatatatatatatatatatatatatatatatatatatatatatatacacatatatatatacacatatatatatacacatatatatatacatatatatacacatatatatacatatatatgttatatatatatatatatatatatatatatacatatattataaatatatatattatataatatatatataatattatatataatatataatcatatatatattatatatatataatattatatatatatatataatatatatacaaattatatattatatatatatatatataatatatatattatatatatatatatatatatatatatataaaatatataatatatatatatatatatatatatatattatatatatatatatatatatatatacatatatatatatagtgtttacatatttattataaaaaaaaaaaaaacatttgactaAAATGCAAAATTATTCTTGTTGATGCCTCCTACCTACCCAGTTTTAAATTACAAGGAACACTACCTTGATCAGTAACATAGAGTAACATGATCAGACAAGCCAGCCATCCCTTGTTTGTTGTGCATGATTTTTGGATTGCCACTTGTCTGTGCTCTCCTAGCAGATTCAGTGTACTGATATTATTCCATGAGTATTTGAAGTGTAGGATAAGGTTTTGGATGTACAGGtatatattgtctttattacATTCTAATATTGATTATTGTTTACAGTCTTTCAGGCACTCTAGCGTTTGCCACCATGGATGGGCTGGTAGGAGTGATAGAAGACTGGTTAGGGTACTGCGATAGTACTGACGACAGCAAACAAATATACGAGTGCTTACAAAGTGATCCTGACCAACTTATGCATGCAATATACACTTTGTTTGATGAACGATCAAGGTAAGTCTAATcatgaattattgttatttttttttctttgtatatttattcatttaattttattttttattgtttttttttccattttctgacTTATCAGGTGTAGTCTGGTCAAAAGTTGGATATCAAGCTTTAAGAACTGAAATATCCAATTTTAGTGATTAGAGAGCTTGTAATGATTGGGTTCAACACATGCTCGGtaatctattaatattttatatgttgccACCAAGAGACAAGTTGAGCTGttaaagatatagaaaagatgaaTTTGGTATCATTcagttatattttttgtcaatccatattattgatattatctttaactattattatatgttttaacatGCAGGCAACTTGAGTTATAATTTAGTGGGGGTGTCCTGTTTCATCAAATATGAATGACTCATAAAATAGTTAACCCCTATTTATGCAAGGAGTGCATGCATACATTCAGATGCACTTAGTCACCAGATCAATTACCAGTCCTACCTGGCCTCATCTGTATATGCCATTCTTTGAACTTTTGGGAAAAGAGTCTTTAATTCTATTAGACACTATTGTTAATAgtgttattttcaaaataattatgatagtgataattatcattataataataatattattattattattatgattattattgttattattattattattattattataattattattattattattattgataataatagtgatgatgatgataatgataatgataaagatcgtATTAAGGACAATATTAACATTCATAGACAACTTGAAGAATTGGTTAAGTAGGTGTGGTTACGTAAGCTTAGTAACAggctccttggtgactaagtgcttgtggagccatctatttgcaaaaataattaacccAATATTCCCAGggatgtacatgccatgcccactctGAGTGTGATTTATTAATTGCCATTATACGTAGATGGCcctgcaagtgcttagtcaccaaggagtcaattactagtactacctatctcacctgttacccttttccttgattaatgtttttttttattattattattttgctattagtaatgttaataacattataaggattattatgtctgtaatgatgataacagtattgatattgataacattagcaaaaagaaaaaaagttttcctaaAAACTCAATGAAGGGGAAAATATAGACGTTTCATAAAACAACACTACCATGAACATTGCATTGAGGTAATGAAACAAAACAATAGGTGCAGTGCATGTTCCTTACATCAAGGAGTTCAGCTTTCAATACTTTGATCTAGATAAAATCAAAGCTAATTTGGtatcataataatacttatttttgaCTAGGTGCCCAGATCTGTTTGAGAATACTGTGAGGCAGTTGTTTGCTTTGGCGCGTAGTAAAGATGAGCGACTGCGAGAGTTTGTGCTTCTCTTCGCACCGAGCCTTCTCTACATATATCTTTCCTCTATAAGCTTTGGAGAAAAGAAGGTACTGTGGTAATGGTGTTTATGTTGTAATCAaattaggaaaatatatttttacttgcttcataattattcttattaacttATTGCACTCAGGTGTCAGGACTTAACTGTTAAGTTTTTGGCCCAAGCCTGGGCAACAACATTGTCTTGATATTTTGTGTGGCTTTGACTACAATCTTACTTGGTTACATGATATAAGTTTAAGCAAGAGCCCTATGAATTGCTCATACTAGAACCATTGTGGGGGACTGCCTATCTCCTTTCAGTTACTAATAATTGAACTTGGTGAGGGATAGAATTTGATTCAGCCCTCGTTCTTTCACTACCACTTGTTAATGGTTCATCTGGTATTAAATTTAAGCAGTTGTCTAATTTTCTATTAAACACTTTCACAGAGCTCTCTATTGTGTTTCTAATATTATTTGGTTCACTGTTAAACAGTCTTGGCACATTAATTAAGAAATTTTAATTACACATTTTTCGTAATTGGGAAGAGTGAGCCATTATCCCAGAGTGATGTTCTTCCCTGAGTGTGGAAGTGTCTGACATTAattcccccctcttcatcctctcttggATTTGATGCCAAATTTTCAAGGATCTCCCATACATAGATAATGaagtatctttctctctgtctttgtaaaGGGAAAAGCTCAAGTTGTTTTAGTCTTTCCTAATATCTAATACCTACCATGTTGTCTCATTTTTAGGTGAATACTCTTTAAACCTGTTTAGCAATATTATGTCTTCTGTGTCAAGTTACCAGGAATGAGGAATGCACCACAAACAATAACTGAAAATATTGAACCAGCACTGTATGACCTCACAAATGGCCACTCAAGCATAGCAACCCCATATTGTGGAAAATTCAGTGGCTTATATGGCCTAAGTGCAGTGggttaatttattcatttgtaatATTGTTTAGTTAGGTGAGTATAGGGGATCCCCATTATTCAGCATTAATATGGACCAGAAAAATATGACAAAGAAGGAGTTGATGAATGGTGATAAACAATATCCTatagcaatatattataaaagggaaCTTTGTTATCTAGTGAAATGTGGTGTAATTTTTACTCAAAACACATAAGTTTGGAGGTTTGGCTGCCAGTCTGTGGCAGAGGCGATAGGAATGATGTTGGGCTATGCACAAGTAGTTGGGAGAGGTGACTTTTATATTAACcatctcatcttcattttcaaccAGGTTTCTTGTGAAGGAATCAACAAGTGGTTGAGGTGGATGGGCGAGGATCATCATGCATTTCATGTGTACTATAATGccttataaaaaagaaatgagtcATAGTCTACTCTCTTCTATTTATTGctttcagtattttttaaaaatcctaaaaaaaatcaaGCCTGATGGTCTCCTTAAatgttcatctttttattattttcatgttcttaTCTCGTGTCAATACGTTGAATGCTTAGGTTTGGTTGGGTCAGTATCAGACATTCATTAATGAGTGTGGGAGGTTAATTAACATGAACACTTTAACCACACCCAAGACTATACTGGAGCATTGTTTTCACATACTGTATTCCTTGTTAGCAGTATGCATAAACTTTCagattcatattattgttttatttttgtctaattttacgttttttagcttcctttattttttatttctttattttatttatttatttatttattttttattcctatatGTTTTGCAGACATTTTGGAACCTTAGCTGTGGAATAGTGAAACAtaattaaccccttggatccaggTGTTTCACTGCCTGCATGTGGTGCAAAATACAATCATTTTTAGGCTTACTTAGCCATTCTgagggtgtgtggcttgtaggctggGTACACACGAACACTCATGTCCAGTGATAAGACTCCATTCCTCCCCAttgtaatgttgttgttgttgttgttgttgttgttgttgttttttgccattttctaaTGTCAATATTTGTCTTTTGATTTCCCTTATCCAGATGATAAttgactgttttccttgcacaggcTCCATATCATTTCTCTAGGTAATTCATAACTAAgtgaaataagaataacaataagtaatgttttgctatttatgtctttttttttttttttttttgtaatattaaagtttctgtaatacaacctgtgccACAGGTCACAATAGCCAGTAATAGGATCTTGAGCATAGAAATAGCATCCTCCCTGGAGTCATTGTTTTTCCAGTCATGGCTCGCAGATGATACATTCCTCCCCGTTTATAGATGGAAATAATGCCCAGtgagtctaatcacccttcaAGAGCTTTTTGCAATCTTGGCTAGTCGTTCCTGTGACCCTAGCCATCAGCCAGAATTTTTTTTAGGATGGCAAGTTCCTGTCACCCCGGCCCTTTACCAAACTTTCCCACCTCCCGCCTCTcgagccaaattttttcatgatgcgAAGGTCATTTTATCCGGGTCATAGGGGTTAATTGACAAATTGATAAGGATCTCTTGTTTCAAGAATAGATAGAGTAGagtggaaggattttttttttaaacatctactATGTGTTTTGAATTTGAGGGAGATGGCAAGAACACATGTCATGACCAAGAACACATGCCATCTattgtctttatatatagatggctctacaagtgctgagttaccaaggagtcagttattagtcctatctatctcacctgtttaccgttttccttgatttttggaaagcttcatttgtattactgtattgtttttaatgttagtaatatttgaataacaatttaatatcataatatcagcaagaataataacagtattaatattaatagtattagcgagaaaaacacattttcccacaaatTCAAGAGATGGGGGAATCGGGCACAGTCACTAGGGCCTCTTGATAGACTCTTTGTTGGCTGAACACATGTGGAGCTATCTGTATGTAACAAGATTcacaaaaaattcacaaaaattaCAGGGGACAGTATATAAATCCACAATCATTGGGTTACAGTTGTGGACTTTTTAAATCATTCAGGCCAAAttgatattttatacaaaagtctGAAGTGCTCAtgcattatattaaaaaacatctattatctattttttcatatcaCAAGTCTCATTAAATATGTGTTGTAAATGGCTGCATCTTGTGACAATGGACATGCTTCTCTACATGTCCTGGGATAACAGCCGCACCAAAGGAGTAAAGCGCCAAAGAGTCTTGAGAGATAAGATAATATCTTCTATCCTCAGGGTGTAGGAAGTGTTGAGGTGGCTCTCTTGGCTCTTTACAATATGGAAGTGTTAGATGAACAGGGACAACCTAGAATTGCTCCTTTTCGCCTTCCAACCCTCGCACGACAGTCAGTCTTTCATGAGGTAAGAAcagaaattttcatcattttcccatATTTATGATAAGATAAATGGACTTTTTAAAGGTTagtgtcacaactgcgagattactctggaccttcgcggCAAATAataggagcaccagtcaaaaattcagttgtTCCAtgactttgacctgtgtgctcccttccactgtgtgacctcgcctgctccgctggatcctctctcttctgattgtacatattttgttatgtgtagtTTAGTGTAGTGCCTTAGCAGTTAAacctgtatgtttcctctggtgtgtttctaTTGACCTGAACACTCTGATTCCTTTTAAAAGCGAACCATGACAGTTAGATAGAATAAATGCTACAGCTAGTTATATGACACTTCTCAATTTATTATGCTGGACTGTCAGAGGTCTGCATGAAATACCATATCATGCCTTCAATATTGTCATTAAAAGATAAAActtattttaatgattaattgCAGTCCTCGTGTAACAGAACTTATCAAAATTCTTAATTAATTTGATGTTGTCcaaactttaaatttattttttttattattccccccccccacacacacacacacattgataatgTATGTTGAGCTTAACCCTGATAATAAACTGTCACTTGATCTCCCTACATTAGGTGAAGAAAGAGCGATTGCATATTACTACCGGTCAAGGTTATtagaatgaaaatttatatagacAACAGTTCCTGAAGATGAAATTAGGAAGGATTTCAAAACTTGTCTTACTACTCAATAAATCCAATTTGTGTATAGTTGGACTTTCTACCACTAGTTTTGCAACGTTGTTGAATAGAAAAAGTGGACTTTCCATTGAAAAATTATAAGATCTAAGTGCTATCtgtttacttatatttatgtatatttatattttttgcagcCTGCTAGCTTAGCTCCAGCTTCTTTCACTGTGGACTCCTTGCAAAGACTGGAGGCTGGAGATGCAGAGACAGTACGATGGGGTCCCCCAACACAAATGACGTCTGTCACTGCAGCAACAAGGCATCACCTGGCCACTGCCATTATGGTTGCCTTTAATGCTAGACTAGCAACTTTACCCAAGATCGCACTGATGCACCTTTGCAAAGCTGCATCAAAGTAAGTATTATGCATCCTCTCTTCTTGACTagccttctttttttactttgcttcAGTTGGAAATATTTTTACTCACCTTTTTATTCCTAGATGTACTAAATCCCTAtatccatattttaaaaaattaagtaacCTGAAATacttagaattttaaaaatttttataagaaaaatatcttGTCAAACAGTCTTGGTGATTGAAACTTTTAGatgtcaaaaattttatattgggtTTCGAACAGAAATGTGCTAGGTGTTTTATGAAGTTTTAAGACATTAAAGCATAATGTGTTTAAACTAACCGTGGTTGCATCTCATAACCTAAAACTTGAGAACCATTAATATCACTTGATCTGTTAACCATTGGTATCATAGGAATCACATTTTATGAGAGacatatctttttatcatcatcagttaccTTTCATTATCACCAATAAATGGGTTATCCCTACAGAATTGTCAGTCAGGGATTTAACCGACCTGGTCACCATCACCGTTCGTCCTATGGCAGTGAGAGTAGCTTTAGCCTCTACCCACGGCCAACTCCAAGAATACCTGTCACTACAGAGTTATTGGCAGAGCTCCTACATGCAGTTTACTTTGCCATGTAAGTAGGGTGCCATAGCATGTTGGAGAGAGATTTTCTCCtggtttgcatgtgcgtgtgtgtgtgtgaatattttgctCAAGATCATCACATTTTTGcattgaataaattttttttcacaaacttgAAATTTTTGCTGGAACACACAAAACATTTTGTTGTGATTGTATTGATTGATCATGTGATACTTGTGAAGATGCAAACATGATTCTATTCTCATATTCACATGTAAGAGACATACAGATCTAAGGAATAGAATcttacaaacaaaaacatttcaatatactaaaatattactaataagaTCAAGATATCAGAAAATCAACACTATAGGGAGACattgatattttattacataaaatatactaaaatgacATCTGCTGAGTTTATGAATATATGCTGGTTTTAGAATGAACTAGCAGTTCTTGTGAATGATAAAGCAAGCCTGACAGAACTTAACCTCTCAAACTCTTTAGTAAAGAGCAAATAGTTCAGTTTAATTTTCTATGAAAAGTATTTCTTATGTCAGTTTTCTATTTAGCATGTTAAAttttgataagatatatattgccttttgtgtgtatttggtgttcATATGTGTGCATTAGCTAATAAAAGAGTAGATAGCATTTTATAGCATGCAGCATTTTCTGTACTTTGTTTGGTCATTATTGATGATTTATATCTATTAACTTCACTTGAGCTTGTCATTTAAAACTTTGATATCTGGATTTTTAAGGCTTGGATAaatctttctttgtctttatttaatAGTAAAGATGTTTTGAAGTTGTGTGTCAAATTGATTTAATATCTGGAATTCAGCATGCGCATGGACGCACAGACGTCTTTCCCCAATAGGTTGTCACTTCTGCACAGACTCTTTGAATGACCTGCCAATACTTGTGTTATTGCAGACCGGCTGAGCGAAGTCTGCATGACCTGCCCTCGCTCATGTCCATTAGCATGCCACTTTCACACTTCCACTACTCAAGGTGCGTTGAACTTTTTATATCCTGATTTTCCCCTATTCATTTGCATGCACTTTTAGCCACCCTTCCATTACTCAGGATGGTTGGTCTTTTTCCATGAAGCTGCAGTGGCTGGAGAACCTGTAAGCTGTTACCTATGAAAAGACAAAACATACCATTTTGCAAAGACTCCTTACTTTACTCCTTTACTTTATTGCAGGGAAGCTATTGGTTAAATGATGCTGATGAgtgattattcttttatttaaaattttatgatatatgcaTTTAGGCTTACAGAGAGTAATGAACTGGAATATGGACTAGATAGAAGTGTTCAAACAAAATTGCCTTTCTTCACATAAAATCCCCCACAGATCAGTTGGCCATTAGACCCATGGTCACATGCATCTGCCTCTTTGCATTGTTACATTTAACCTCTGACAGTAGAGTTGAAAAGTCAcctgggagtaaaaaaaaaagtctagacaTTTGGTTTTGTATGCCAAAAATAGTTACAGTTCTTCTTGACTGGTATGATGTATTTTTCTGCAATTTGGGTTctaaaaggagaaacaaaagtaAGCAAGATATAACATTTTGAAAACCCAAGCAGCGTCTGGGTGCCTATGTAGTAGTTATAACATGAGGTCTGGTGTGCTGTAGGATGTTGAGGAACGTCAGGGATAATAAAGGGTATAATGTGGAAGCCTGGGTGAAGAAATAGTGAAAATTCATTTGTATGTGTGGGTCTGAAGCAGCATGTTGCAGACTATCAAGCAGACCTCTTGTGAGGCATGCTGCAGTATAAGGGTTAACTCATTACTGCTGGGTCGTGTGATATGGCATCATAGCAAACCATTTGGTCAGTTTGTACGCGTGGTGAGCGGGACATTCGGCTTCACGTAGcagactcccgcgcccactgtctggctgttgccagatatcaccagagtttAATTACTCTCAGGGATTTCCTGGAAAAAAGGGATTAAACAACAATTGCCTTTTTGATCTGATGTATCAGGattgtcatttaaaaaatttaaggtttttatgtatgtgatgATTAATATAGCAAAATTGTATTGTGCagaatcatcatttttatcaaaaacttttattattcttaGAATTCAACATATGTGATAGGGGCAAGGGTCTACAGCCGTATATGAAATTTAGATTTAGTAAGCAATTGAGTGCAGTTCAAGACATTTTTATACCATGAAGCTTTGTGGTTGACTAAGGAAATTAGCTATTGGTTTATGAAAAAGTGTTGAGATTGGGCAAGTAACTTACTGGCAGACAAATTGCTGCAGCCTGATAAGCAGTCATAATATCGctaaaatgtttttaattatatgcatatgcatgaacTATAAGCATTATCTGAGCATATTTATTGTAATCCTGTTGACattattttaatgtgttttatgataaaaaaaaaaatttataccacAGTAAGCAATGTTTGTAATGTAACATGGTGGAGTACACTTTAGTTACATGGTCGAGAACTgactttattagaaaaaaaaaaatctgtaattgtTGCACCtgaccataatatatatattgttagatataTCATTATGAAATTTTGTGGTAAAGAGAATTACAAGCTTAATCAAAGAAAATGAACTCTCAGAATTTTAGTAGTGCCAGCACATTTTAGCCCTTGTAGCAAATAATAAAGTGAATGTACAAGTAGAAAGCAGTTCTGAATTAAAGGGAGCCACTCATCATAGGCCTATGAGCATAAATACAGAATGCTAGCTTTTGCATTGACCCTGCATAGAGGGAAAGGGCTTACCAAGTGAAGAATTAAAATTTGTATTCACAGTAGAATGCAAATACAaggctattttattttttctgagtgATAGATTatctaaaaagaaaatacagtacAACTACAtactattttattgtgtttattgcaATTACAATTAAACATAAATTTGTTAGATTTTCAGCTGCATTGAAAGATcatgtattaattatattcacATGTCAACAAGTTGCAATGGCATGatagtgaaataaaaatatataatgtaaatgattCTACTTTGATATTTGTAGTTGGTTTGACTCTAGTAATGAGACTCAAGATAACAGAAAAATTCCATTATGATACTTTTCTCATATCTCAGGCATATCAGCTTATTGTAGGAAAACTTTAAGCCACTTGGTAAGAcctttatatatatcccccacatAATTAGTGTTTGGTGATGGGACATTGACCACACTGCAGGTCAGTGGATTAACCGGTGGTTGAGATACCCTATCCGCTGATTGGGCTTCAGTCATCCTGTCTGGTATGGGTTCCCTTTCCGCTGTTTGCAttaaccttctcttcctcttgcctTAGAATACAGCGGTAAGAAAATAGTTTTCCATCCCTGATAGTCCCTACCAACcct comes from Penaeus monodon isolate SGIC_2016 chromosome 5, NSTDA_Pmon_1, whole genome shotgun sequence and encodes:
- the LOC119573065 gene encoding hyccin-like, translating into MDGLVGVIEDWLGYCDSTDDSKQIYECLQSDPDQLMHAIYTLFDERSRCPDLFENTVRQLFALARSKDERLREFVLLFAPSLLYIYLSSISFGEKKGVGSVEVALLALYNMEVLDEQGQPRIAPFRLPTLARQSVFHEPASLAPASFTVDSLQRLEAGDAETVRWGPPTQMTSVTAATRHHLATAIMVAFNARLATLPKIALMHLCKAASKIVSQGFNRPGHHHRSSYGSESSFSLYPRPTPRIPVTTELLAELLHAVYFAIPAERSLHDLPSLMSISMPLSHFHYSSHNAAKGGGTQCPAMMPNCAGQCYHSPHVKLRRFNEFASLGIQALEDLHMRAQYELFGDVLLMTNAIKNSLKVNPSGQPSDGPMGISVALTPLTTTAPLSKSFITNASFRTKKLPDDIPIQHTEDGKPLTSICEEGS